In Erigeron canadensis isolate Cc75 chromosome 1, C_canadensis_v1, whole genome shotgun sequence, a single window of DNA contains:
- the LOC122601961 gene encoding KH domain-containing protein HEN4: MAGQKNDFGKRSYYQSDQHSGGGGKRRNPEEDRDSHAIGPEDTVYRYLCPLGKIGSIIGRGGDIVKQMREDTRAKIRINEAVPGCDERVVMIYSSSDETNCFGDSDEYVSPAHDALFMVHDRIIAEDTPPIDDQYDEPHQVTVRLLVSADQIGCVIGKGGQVVQNIRNDTGVEIRILTSEHLPACALSSDEVLQVNGDAAAVRKGLFQVARRLHDNPSRSQHLLLSASNLHRPSASYVAAPSLIAAPYGDWSASAKEFSLRLVCPTENIGSVIGKSGVIIKQIRQETGAAIKVDSSATEGNDCLITVSAKEVFDEPSPTIDAALRLLPRCSEKLERDSGDSILTTRLLVPSSRTGFLIGKGGAAISEMRNLTRASIRILRDRDLPRVAARDEEMVQITGDVKVASSALLQVAMRLRAYAFEMEGAVVTLPPADPYGGYVGPQIAGSPYGAYGVYTGRIKQ; encoded by the exons ATGGCTGGCCAAAAAAATGACTTCGGGAAGAGATCCTATTATCAATCTGATCAGCATAGTGGTGGAGGAGGTAAGAGAAGAAATCCGGAAGAGGATAGAGATTCACATGCTATCGGGCCAGAAGATACTGTGTACCGTTATCTCTGCCCTCTTGGAAAGATTGGAAGTATCATTGGGCGAGGTGGGGATATCGTGAAGCAAATGAGAGAAGACACTCGCGCCAAGATTAGAATTAATGAAGCTGTGCCCGGATGCGACGAGCGTGTGGTCATGATTTATAGTTCGAGTGATGAAACTAATTGTTTTGGAGATAGCGATGAGTATGTTTCACCTGCACATGATGCTCTATTTATGGTTCACGATAGGATTATTGCTGAAGACACTCCACCTATTGATGATCAATATGATGAGCCTCACCAAGTTACAGTGAGACTTCTTGTGTCTGCTGATCAGATTGGATGTGTAATTGGAAAAGGAGGACAGGTTGTTCAAAACATACGTAATGATACCGGCGTTGAAATTCGAATTTTGACCAGCGAACACTTGCCAGCGTGTGCATTGAGTTCTGATGAGGTTCTGCAG GTAAATGGTGATGCTGCTGCGGTTAGGAAAGGTTTGTTTCAAGTCGCACGTCGACTTCATGATAATCCATCACGTTCCCAACACCTACTTTTGTCAGCATCCAATCTTCATAGGCCTAGTGCTAGCTATGTGGCTGCACCATCTTTGATTGCGGCTCCATATGGAGATTGGTCAGCATCTGCAAAGGAATTCTCACTTCGTTTAGTTTGCCCAACTGAGAATATTGGTAGTGTGATCGGTAAAAGTGGTGTAATTATCAAGCAAATCAGGCAAGAAACTGGTGCAGCGATTAAAGTTGATAGTTCAGCAACCGAGGGAAACGATTGTCTCATAACTGTATCTGCAAAGGAGGTCTTTGATGAACCATCACCAACAATTGATGCAGCATTGCGGTTGCTACCACGATGCAGTGAAAAACTTGAAAGAGATTCTGGTGATTCAATTCTCACCACACGTTTATTAGTACCAAGCTCACGAACCGGGTTTTTGATAGGCAAAGGTGGTGCAGCTATTTCTGAAATGAGAAATTTAACAAGAGCAAGCATCCGTATACTAAGGGATAGAGATCTCCCAAGAGTTGCGGCCCGAGATGAAGAGATGGTTCAG ATTACCGGGGACGTTAAAGTTGCAAGCAGTGCTCTGCTACAAGTAGCTATGCGGTTAAGAGCGTATGCATTTGAGATGGAAGGAGCTGTAGTCACACTACCTCCAGCTGATCCTTATGGTGGGTATGTCGGGCCCCAG ATTGCTGGAAGTCCTTATGGAGCATATGGCGTGTACACCGGGCGTATAAAGCAATAA
- the LOC122608648 gene encoding casparian strip membrane protein 1 has product MSKAVRLEEGNASKVPVPAGSNKGISVMDLVLRLIGIAGTLGAAIAMGTNEQTLPFFTRFVRFNAEYDDFTSFRLFVVVNAIVTGYLVLTIPLSIVHIMRSVARGSRILLIIFDTVMLALLTSGASAAASIVYLAHNGNSSTNWLPVCQQYGDFCQGASGSLIGSFGAIVVLILVILLGAIALSRHAKRVVVL; this is encoded by the exons atgtcgAAGGCTGTACGATTGGAAGAGGGCAATGCATCCAAGGTCCCTGTTCCTGCTGGTTCAAACAAAGGGATTTCGGTGATGGATCTAGTTTTGCGCCTTATTGGCATCGCTGGCACTTTAGGTGCTGCCATTGCAATGGGTACTAATGAACAAACTCTACCATTCTTCACTCGGTTTGTGCGTTTCAACGCAGAATACGATGATTTCACGTCTTTCAG ATTATTTGTGGTTGTTAATGCGATAGTAACTGGATATCTCGTTCTCACGATCCCTTTATCAATTGTTCACATCATGAGGAGCGTGGCCAGAGGAAGCAGAATTCTTCTGATTATCTTTGACACG GTCATGTTGGCTCTACTTACTTCAGGGGCATCAGCTGCAGCGTCAATTGTGTATCTTGCCCACAACGGAAACTCCTCAACAAATTGGTTACCAGTGTGCCAACAATATGGGGACTTTTGTCAAGGTGCATCTGGCTCGCTCATCGGATCATTTGGAGCAATCGTCGTGTTGATACTAGTAATCTTGCTTGGTGCCATAGCATTATCTCGACATGCCAAACGTGTAGTagtactttaa
- the LOC122601967 gene encoding uncharacterized protein LOC122601967 — translation MSGTNDGNPMPSKEQEEAVIKKKYGGLLPKKNPLISKDHDRAFFDSADWALGKQGSQKAKGPLEALRPKLQPTQQQSRARRSAYAPAGEGEADGGNVDMDNDEKDPSKDQDEPM, via the exons atgtctggaaccaaTGATGGAAACCCAATGCCCTCAAAGGAGCAGGAG GAAGCTGTGATCAAGAAAAAGTATGGAGGTTTGTTACCAAAGAAAAACCCATTAATATCAAAG GACCATGACCGGGCTTTCTTCGATTCTGCTGATTGGGCACTAGGAAAG CAAGGATCACAGAAAGCCAAAGGACCATTAGAGGCACTCCGCCCCAAATTGCAG CCAACACAGCAGCAATCCCGTGCAAGACGCTCAGCTTATGCCCCTGCAGGTGAAGGAGAAG CGGATGGTGGTAATGTGGACATGGATAATGACGAAAAAGATCCTTCAAAAGATCAAGACGAGCCTATGTAA
- the LOC122608638 gene encoding photosynthetic NDH subunit of lumenal location 2, chloroplastic translates to MTTITNPSTTLFHPHITTSRHRHRGSIPSIRATFSGEETQTDRRKFILAATSISLLSLNTTLNSGVALAENWGTRSFIKERFFEPGLSAEDAVARIRQTREGLHSIRNMLETMSWRYVLFYIRLKSAYLNQDLKNAMSLVPDIKKSSYVKVANELVDNMSEFDYYVRTPKVYESYLYYEKTLKSIDDLVAVLA, encoded by the exons ATGACCACCATCACAAATCCTAGCACCACCCTCTTCCACCCCCATATCACCACCTCCCGCCACCGTCACCGCGGTTCAATCCCCTCAATACGAGCCACATTTTCCGGTGAAGAAACCCAAACCGACCGCCGAAAATTCATCCTAGCAGCCACCTCCATTTCTTTACTAAGTTTAAACACTACCCTTAACTCTGGTGTGGCATTAGCCGAAAATTGGGGCACGAGGTCGTTTATAAAAGAGCGGTTTTTCGAGCCAGGGTTGTCGGCTGAGGATGCAGTGGCTCGAATTAGGCAGACTAGAGAAGGGTTACATAGTATTAGGAACATGTTGGAAACAATGTCATGGAGGTATGTGCTGTTTTATATAAGATTAAAGTCGGCttatttaaatcaagatttgaAGAATGCCATGTCATTGGTACCcgatattaaaaaaagttcttATGTTAAAGTTGCTAATGAGCTGGTTGATAACATGTCCGAG TTTGATTATTATGTTCGGACGCCAAAGGTGTACGAATCGTATTTATACTACGAGAAGACCTTGAAATCAATTGATGATCTTGTGGCGGTATTAGCATAG